From the Carnobacterium maltaromaticum DSM 20342 genome, the window TATAGTTATGGCAATCAATTTTATCCATTATTGATTAAACAATATCTTACTGAAGGCGGAGGTTCAACAGGTGGAGGTGAGTATCAAGTGCCGGTTGATAATCCAATTATTACTTCAGCTTATGGAAACCGACCAGCAACAGGAGTGACACCACCCCAATTCCATAAAGGAATTGATTTTGGAAATCCGACAGGAACAGAAATTAAGGCAGCAATGGATGGGGAAGTTGTAATAGCTCAACACAATGGTATGCCAGTTGATGGTTATGGTATCTGTACTGTAATCAAACACAGTAACGGTCAATGGACCTTATATGCTCATCAATCCGAGCAGTTTGTTAAAGTCGGGGATACAGTAAAAAAAGGTCAAGTAATTGGCAAAATTGGGAGCACGGGCCAAGTTGATGGACCACATTTACATTTTGAAATTCGGACGACTCAAAATGGTGGAGAAGGAAATGTTTTAGATCCAGCACCATTATTAGGACTTTAAAAACAAATTATTTTAAATGAAAAGGCGGAATTAAAAAATGGGAAACAAATTTATTATTATGCTTCTAGGATTTTCACTTATTATAAATGGGATTTTTATGTACAAGTTAAATGAAGATCGGACGACTCAACAAATTAATGTTGAGTCTATACGTACACAAGTCAAAGAAGAAAACAAGGAGAGCATGGATGCCTTAGAAAAAGAACTAAACCAACTTAAAAATGAAAAGGAACAGACGTCAAAGAATCCTCAAACCAATACTGAAACTGAAAATAAAAATTCAAGTGATACAGTAGAAAAAACAACAAAAGCAGACCTTGAAAAAGAATTAAAAGAAATTTCTACCAAATTTACTGAAGGGTATTTATCGTTTGATGATCTTTACTCAGAATCACGAAAAACTAATTTGTTGGCGGTAGCAACTGAAGAAGTGGTGAGCCGATTAATTCCAAGTATCAGTCAAAAAGGAGAGGTAACAGAACAAGGAGTAAGCGATATGGATGTAGTTATTCAGTCAGAAATTCAAAGTATGAAAATATATTTAGGGGATTATGATGATGGACAGATGTCAATAAAGTAGACACAAAAATAGATACAATTTAGATAGACCCAAAATAGATTTTTTCTTTTTCATTCGGGGTCATCATATTGTTTGCTGAATGGGGGCGTTTTGAATTGTAAAAACCCTCTATATATTCAAATGAAGATTGTTCAACTTCTTGGATTGTTCTAAATGTTCTGCGGTTCAGTTCTTCTTTTTTCATATATTTAAAAAAAGACTCGTTTACGGCATTATCCCATGGGTAAGCTGCTTTGGAATAAGATGGAACGAGGTTATGTGTGTCTAAAAATTGACGAACACTAGTCGCACAGTATTGGCTTCCACGATCTGTATGGAATAGAACAGGCTCTTTGGGATTTCTTTGATTCACAGCTGTTTCAAGTGTCTCAAGGACTAAAGAAGCTTCCATAGTTGGACGAACGCGCCATCCTATAATTTTCCTGGAAAATAAATCTAAAATGACACAGAGATAAACAAACCCTTTATTAACAGGAATGTAAGAAATATCGCTCGTCCAAACTCGATTCGGTTCAGTCGGATTGAATTGTTGGTTTAAGTGATTTGAGTAAGCTAAAGAAACCTTTGGTTTCGCATATAAAAATTTCGGCTTAGCTGTAGACATTTTTGGCAAATCCATTGATTTCATTAATCGGTACACTCGCCCAACACTAATGAAAATTCCAAAATCACGCTCAAGAACAACTTTTATTTTCGCAGCACCTAATCGTTTTTTAGAATCCATATAGATAGAAAAAATGGTTTGTCGAAGCTGTTGATTTTCAACAGTTCTAGGAGCAGGAGTTGGGTCAAAGTGTTTATAATAGGTACTTCTATTTACGTTTAAGACTCTACAAAGGCGCACAATAGAATGATCAAAACGTAATAAATGAACCGCATCTAATCGTTGTTTGAGTGTGGCGTGAAGATGGCAATCGCTTTTTTTAAGATGAGGTTTTCCTCTTCTAATAAAGCATTTTTCTTCTGTAAGTCTTTAATCTGTTTAGCAGTAAGGATAGAACCATCTTCAATTTGAACTTCAGAATATTGTTTTACCCAGCGGGATAACGCTGTAAAGGAAACGCCATAGTCTTTACACAACGAAGTTTGTGTTTTACCTCCATGGTAAAGATTAACAAGGCTTTTCTTAAATTCTTCATCATATTTTTTGTAATTGGACATTTGAATCATTCCTTTCGTTTTAGTGTCTACTTATAAACAGTATACCATTAAAAATACTGTCTACTTTATTAGTATATATCCATGAAGACTTGGAAATAGCAGAAGTGATGGTTGATGTTGATTATACGACAACTGTAGATGGAAATGAGAATAAGACACGGAATTTATTTATTATAAAAATTGAAAATGTAAATGAGAAAAAAATGGTAACAGAATTTAGTTATCAAACACTCGTTTAACAAATGGAGGCAGCAGCATGGAAACACAAATTGAACAATTAAAACGAGCACACAATTACAACAAGGAAAATAAAGAAATATTGATCACTCATTCAAATAAAAATGGAAAGTACTCTAATCAATATCGAATTGAATGGTTTGATTTTGATGATACGTGGTTATTAGTGCGTTTAGCTGGATTAAAAAAATATAAACGCCTAAAGAAAACAAACATTAAAAGTGAAGTAGTTCTTCTTAACTATGACCAAAGGAAGGTGTTAGAGAATGCCTAAATCACCCAAGAACAGATTTTCTAAAGTCAAAGACTCTTTATCAGCATTCACTGTAAAGTCAAGGAGAAGTCGTTCAAATGGCTTCTATGGGGTGTTGGCATTTTTTTTTCTACTGTATCTTTTTATTTTTTCGATTGGGTTTAATACAAGCCAAAAGTACAAATTTGTTGAAGCAGCAATCGGTCAAGAGATTCCGTTTGGACAAGGTAATTTTCAAGTTGTAAAGCGAGAATATAATCCAAAAGAAAATTTAATCCGTGTAGACTATTGGTTTTATTCGGAGAGTAGTTACATGGACCTTGGAAATATTAATCTAGAGATGAAAACAATTGGAAAGAATGATCTTGAGAATTTTTTGAAAACTAAAGTCGTACGAGTAGATGACAACTACTATGTCACTTACATTAAAGGTGTAGAAGAAAATTTTGGAGCTGTAAAACAATTTATTTATCCGAGCTACATTCAGCTATTAAAAAATAAACCAGATGAATTAAAAGAAATGGAATTTGTTATTTACACGAAAGAAGAATCGGCAGAAATTAATCCGTCATTAACCTTTGAAACAGATCCAAAAAAATTAGTATCCGTTAGTACAAATTATCAAATAAACCTACTATTGAAACAAATAAAAGAATTAGAACAAGTTATTGAAGACAATAAAGCTTCTATAAAATTGGTGAAGAAATCAATCAATAAACTAAAAGAAGACTTAGATTATGTAATTGGTGATGACTTGGCGAGAGAAAAATCTAAAATCCAAAGCAAGGAATCAGAAATATTGATGTTCAAAAAAGAAAATGATGACAGCAAGGAACAAATAAAATTGTATGAAAGTAAGATTGAACTACTTAAAGAAAAAAGTGAAAAACTTCAAGAATAATAACTGAAGGGTGTGAATAAATGGAAACGAAAATAGACTATATAATTACTTTCGATAGTGATTTTGAATTGACATTGTATCACTTCATAAATGGTTATACACGCTCAAAGAATCCAAATTTTGCAAATACACTTATTAAACAAACAAATTTACAAAATGAAGGAATACTAACTTTTACAACTCAATTTAACATGGCGTACGCAGAATATTTTTTCAGAAAAACTTTATCAGAAGACTATATAGATGTTCTTTATTCAGAAAAATTATCTTTACCAAGTGATCCCAAAAATTTGGAGAAAGAACTTCTTACTTTCATGAAACGCACAAACATTAATTATGTTGAATTGAGAATGGCTAAAACAAAAAAAAGAGCAGTCCTACTCATTAATATGAGTGGGGTTAGCTCAATAAAAATAATTGATAAATCAATCTTTGATGATTCTAAAAAATTAAGTCCAATCAATCTTTCCAATTGGTAAAAGTAGAAGCAGTAAAAAAATTGTGCTGGAATAGAAATGAATTGCGAAGGACATTACGACCTTAAAGTGCAGACTGAAAGACAAGCCCTAGAGATTTTTTAGGGCTAAAAGAGTTTGAAAGACAAAGAGCATAAGGGAAACCCGGTGTCACTTTCTTACGAAAGGTGTCAAATAGGCTGTGCCTATTGGGTTTTTAAGCTCAAAAGAGTGGGTCAAAAGAAGGAGAAAAGGCACACAAAAAACCCACCTTTTAAGTGAAAAAGCCCACTTTTAGTACACATAAAACACACAAACAGTCCACTAAAATAGAAGGGAGTTTTTTTATGGAAATAAAAATTAGAAACGTTGATGAAGCTGTTGGTGCAAAATTAGAATCAAAGGCAAAACTTCTAGGTGATAGAAGAGGAAAACCGATGAGTCGGAATGAACTCATAAAAATTATTATTGAAAAAGCTATGATACAAGACATAATAACCGAAGAACTGTCGGAAATAAAAGAATTAAAAAATGTAATCCAAGAATATGTAGATACAAATAACTACATTATTCAGGCCTTATTAACAGGAGAAATGCCAGAGGAAGGTGATCAATAGTGGCTGGAAAAAGAGAGCATTTTTACATCAATGATGATGTAAAAGAAGTTTTAATACAGGTAAAAGAAAATACGCCTGGTATCAACAATTTGAGCCAAGCTTTGAGATTCATTGTATTAAAACATAACAATGAGGCTGAAAGCAAAGAAGATAAAAAATACAATGCCATTTCAAAAGAAGTATCCATGATACTTGAAATTACATCCAACTTAGCCGATGAACAAAACTTATTACGTCTTAAACCAGTAAGTGAAATTCCAATTTATACTGAAGCAAAAGAAACAATAGAAAATAGGATTAAACGAAATACGACAAAAGCAATGAGATATAAACATAATAAAAAAACAGATGAAGGTCCGGATATTGAAGAAACAAAATCAGTAAATACAAAAATGTGGGACGATTAATAAAGGGTGTGAATTCAAATGGCACATGCAAAAATTATTTTAACTTCGGAATTTGAAGTACCTGGAGGAAAGAACTACAGCTCGTTTATAAATTATCTGACAAGGGAAGGTGTACTTGAATCTAAAGCAGATTTAACTCAAGCTGAAACGAATGAACTTACTCGAATTAAATCAGCGATACAAAAAATTGAAGAAGAAAAATATAATGATATGGACCAACCAAGTGAGCAAAAAAACACAAAAGAGTTAACTGAAATTGAAGGAGAAGCACAAGTATTAATTCAGAATGATGTCTTTTCTTCAGTGGAGAAATCAGAAGACTTTTCAAACTATATATCTTATATGGGTAGAAGTCATGCTCTATCAAGTAAAGAAAAATTATCACCCGACCAACAAGAGCAGCTTGAATTTATGAAAGGAAAAGCAAAAGAATTTAAAGAGAAAATAACCAAGCAAGTGGATGTGTTGAATAATGAAGTCGTAAAAGATCAGTCAATTATGACTGGTCTTTTTAATTCCAGTAAGGATGATTTAACCGTTGCTGAAGAAGCTGAAATAAAAAAACAATTTTCTAAAGCTGAAAAAAATGGATCCATTTTATTTAAGGATGTTGTTTCTTTCGATACAGCCGACTTAATAGAAGCAAAAATTTACAATCCAGAAACAAAAGAACTAGATCGAAAAAAATTAATTGATGCTGGTAGGAAGATGATGGAGAAAATGGGTAGTTCGGAAAAGATGAATGAAACGATGCTATGGACTGGAATGGTGCATTACAATACGAATCATTTTCATATTCATTTTGCGACAGTCGAAATGCAAAACACCAGGAAGATGATGACAAAAAAAGAAAATGGGTTTGAGTACCAGCAACCAAGAGGCATGAGACCACAATCTACAATTGATGATATGAAGAGTACGTTCGCAAATGAAATATTTGGACGTGGGGAAGAATTGGCTCGTGCAAGTGAACTTAGAAATAAGTTGGTCCAAGATATAAAATCTCAACTTTCTTCTACGTCAACTTTTGAAATGAAGTTGATGAATGAAATTAGAAACGAACTTCCAGAAAATAAAAAGAATTGGACGTACGGTAGTAAAAAAGTTTCAGATGCAACAAGGGAAAAAATTGATGAATTGACAACTAGCTTGATGAAAGATACCCCTGATTACAGCAACTATCTTTCTTTGATGAAAGAAGAAAGTGCCGCTCGAATAAAAATGTATGGTGACACAAAAAGAGCGGATAAAGATTACTTCAAAAATAAAGAAGAAGAAATCAAAAAAAGGTTGGGGAATAGCTTTTTAAAAGAATTAAAAGTGATTGAAAAAAATTCAACTGCTGCAAGAGAAAAAGTGGTTGAAGCGAAGTTGGAACTGAATGAAGAAAAACAAATGAGCTTTGAGGATAAAAAGGAAGCTGCACTTAACAAAATTAAAGATCACATGAAACGTGAAGAAAGCAAACCAGATATTAACCAATTTGAAGAGACTAAAGAAAAACCAGTTAACCTAATCTTTAAATTAAAAGGTCAAGAAGTAAAAGAAAATGCAAAAGCTAAAATTGAAGACAGGGAATCAAATCTGATGAACTACTCAAAAAAAAATCAAGAGTGGTTGGAGAAACAACTACCAACGGTTTCATTTGTTCAGAGTCATCAAGCTTGGGAAAAAGAGAATTTAGTTCCATCAAAAGGTGTCGAGCCATTAATTGTAAAAAGTCCCGTTTTTGAATTAGATCATGAAGGGATTCCAACAAAGCGTGTCATTGCCTTTAGTGAAATTTCCTTGTATGACATTAGCCAAGTTGAAGAAAAAGAAATGAGTCTAGCTGAAAAAAAGGAAGGTGCTCTTTCCAAAATTAATAACCATTTCCAAAAAGAAAATAAGAATGATGGAAAAGTTAAATTTTATGATTATGGAGAATTTACAGGTAAAACGAACCTTGATAGGTTTTCACAAAAGAATACGGAATGGCTAAAAAAACAATACAAAGACGTGACCTATGTTCATGGAGAAATGGATTGGTTACAGAATAATAGAAGTGTTAAAAATGGAAGTATTCCTTTACTTGTAAACAGTCCAGTATATTTCGTTGATGATTATGATGGTGTAAAAAAAATTAGTGGTTTTAAAACGGTTGAAGTATTTGACATTAGTCAAACTGAAAAATTAGAAATGAATTCAGATGGAACTTTCAATCAAAAAGAAGAAAAAATGAATGACTTTCTTGAACGAGAGCAACAAAAACTAAGAGATCGAACTATTACAAAAAAGTGGAAGTTATCTGGTTCGGATGAGTACAAACCTTACACGGTATCCAAACAATTTTACTCGACACCAAAAGCAGTAAATGACATAAAGGCCGGGTTAAATGATGAGTACGAAAAATTCAAAGACTTACAAGAATATGAACGAACTCAACGCTTAGTTGAACAAGCCAAGCGAGAACAAGGCTATTAATTTGTGAGGTGTTGACGAATGAATAAAATCAGAAGCCCACCATTGAAATTGATTTTAAAAGAAAAATGAAACTAAAAATTGAAAGGACGATGTAATCATGGAACCAACATTACTAACAGAAATTAATGAAGAGGAAAAAAGTGTCACGTTGTTTAGCTTTTTTACAAACGAAACAACAAAAATCTATCCACCTGCAGCAACTTTAGAAGCCTTAAAATTCATGGTAACAGAAGAAGAGGATGAAAATATTTTTATCAATTTTGATTCAAATGGAGGGATTATTGGATGAGTGAAAAAGGGAGTAGCTACTCAAAAAAATCTACAGGTTCAAAAAAGAAAAAGTTCTATTCGAAATCACCTGAAGAACTAGAAAAAGAAATTAAAGAATTGTCCGGAAAAGCGATGAAAAATATTGAATCGTACACGGATGATCCTGAAGAGGTAAAGAAGCTCGCTGACTTTATGGGTCAGTTCCATTATTACTCAAAGAAAAACATGGCACTGATTAACGAACAGTTTAATGGAGCAAAAGCTGTTGGTAGTTTTGACCAATTTAAAAAAGCGGGTTTCTCAGTCTCAAAAGGTGAGAAGGCAATCAAAATATTTGTTCCTACGCCAGTCCAATTATTTAAAACCAAAGATGGAATAAAAAATATAAATCAGGCGACTCCTAGTGAACGTGAACAGATAGTAAATGGTCTAATAAAAGTGAATAAAATTATGAAATACAAATTAGGGAATGTTTTTGATGTTTCACAAACAAATGCCACAGCGGAAGACTTGCCGAAGATTTTCCCTAATAGAAAATATGATTTCAAATTAGATAATGATATTTCTATTAATCAACTAAATAAAGGCTTGGAAAAAATCAGTGAAGGTTTAAACGTTCCTATTAGAGAAATGGCAGACTCTCAAAATGGTGTCACTGAACTTGGAGTTGCTAAAGGTGCATATGTACAAGGGCCAGGTGGAGAAGAAATTTTACTCAATCCAAGATTACCTGGAACCGATAAAACAACGACATTGATTCATGAATTGGCTCATGCAAAAGCCCATAAAAATAGTACACTTTCCCCTGGGGAAAAAGAATTTCAAGCAGAGTTGACGTCTTATGTGGTAAGTAAACATTATGGAATTGACACGTCTGAACAAACCGTTCCTTATATTGCAAAATGGACTAAAAATGGAGAAAATGTCGAGGATAAAGTGAAGCTGTTGGAAGAAGTTCATACTATTTCAAGAGAGTTTATTAAAGTGATTGATGAAACAATAGAAGCTGAACAAACGTTGGAAGCAGAAAGCCTACAAGTGGCTGAAGTGGAAAAAAAAGATAATGAAGAAAAACAACCAGACAAAATAGAGCTTCAAAATAATCAAAATGACATAATCGAAAAAGAAAAAAATGAAATGCAAGATCGTTACTTTAAAGTTGAATTTAACGAAACCAATCTTGAAACGGGAATAATTAGCTATGAGGGACGAATTGTCACACCAGAACTGATCCAAGTAATAAAAGTATTAGATGACCAGGCTATACCAGAGCAAGGGTATTATAAATTTTACTTTGATGAAGTAGTAAATGGTGAAGTAGTAAGTAACTTTAGAATGGATGTAGGGGATGGTGTAAATGCCAATCAAAAAAAATATGATTATCTTTTGGAAGGAACACAATCGGAAAAGGAACAAACTAAACCGACTAAATTATCTGAAGGAACTGAAGAAGACAAAGTAACAATTGAAAATAAAAAAGAAATTGAAGCTTCTAATGAATCAAAAATGGAAAAACAAGCTGTTGAAACAAAGAAGCAATCATTTAAAAAATATGTATCAAAAGAAGAAGTTTTAGCTGCTAAACAAGTTGATATTGTAGATTATGCGACTTCAAATGGAATTTCACTAATAAAAGATAGTGAACGGTACTATCGATGGGCAGATCATGATAGTTTAGTCATTGATCGTAAAGAGAATTTTTTTAACTGGAATAGTCAAGGTATCGATGGGGACAGTGTTCAGTTTGCACAAACTGTAGGTGGGATTGGTTCCTTACCAGAGGCTGTACAAATTTTGAATGGTGGAGAGTATGAAGCACATAGTACTGAATCAGTTCCTCAAGAACCCTATTATTATGATTCAACGAGAGAGGTCATTGATTTTAGTAAAGCACGAGATTATTTAGTGAACGAACGAAAAGCAGACCCTAAAATCGTGGATGTGTTGCACAAAAATGGATTATTAGCCCAGGACAAATACAATAATGTTGTCTTTAAAGCCGTTGAAGATGGGGAAGTTGTTGGAGCCAGTGAACAAGGAACCGTCCGTAACGAAAACTATAAACGTGGTAGCTGGAAACATATTCAAGAAAACTCAAAAAAGGGAACAGGATTCCATTTCACGGTTGGGAAACCTGAAAATATTAAATTTTTTGAATCGGGAACTGATGCACTTAGTTATGCTTCCATTAATAAGGCAGAAATTCAGAACACTCGATTCGTGTCAATGGATGGACTAAAGCCAGATACTGTTTTAAATCATACAGAAAGAGCCGTTGCAGAATTGGGTAAAGTTCCTAATAGCGTGTCCTTATGTGTAGATAATGATCCAGCTGGAACTAATTTTTCTGAAAGAAAATCGTTTGTTGAAAAATTTAATATGCTTCAGCTACAAAGAGAAGATGGAACGATGGTTCAATTTGAAAAAGAAATGCCTGAAATTCCTTTACAAAAACAAGCTGAAGGGATTGAAAAATGGGATTGGACGGATGAACGTGGCTACCAAGTAGAACAATTACAATCAAAGCAAAAACAATTGGTACAAGCAAGAGCTACACAAAGTAGTGGAATTGAGATGTAACAATCAAATGAAGCAGCACTCTTTAAAAGAGTGCTGTTTTTCAATTAAAAGGAGAGAAATGACAATGACAAAAACCGTAATTTTAGCCGAAAAACCAGATCAAGGAAAAGCCTATGCGAACGCATTGGGTAAAGTAAAGGATTGTCGGACGTACATGGAAGTTGAAACTGATTTTTTCCCTGGAGAAGTGATTGTAACATGGGGGATTGGTCATTTAGTTTCAATGGCGCCAATGGATCAATACGATGAAAAATACAAAGCTTGGAACATGGCAGATTTACCATTTTTACCAAAAAACTATCTTTTCACCGTTACTGAACGAACAAAGGCTCAATTTTCAGCTGTAAAAAAACAATTACAAACTGCCGACTTAATTATTATTGGTACAGATGCCGATAGAGAGGGAGAAAACATTGCGTACAGCATTATCAACAAATGCGGTCAACAAGTCCAACGGATCCCGAAAAAAAGATTATGGGTTAGCAGCATGGTTAAAAGTGAAATTCAAAAAGCCTTTAAAAATTTACGAGAAAGTAACGAAACGTATAACTTTTACATTGAAGCTCAGACACGTCAAATTAGCGATTTCCTTGTTGGAATGAACTTTACACGTTACTTTACCTTACGTGCTAAAGAAAGTGGGTTAGACGGCGTTTGGTCAATGGGTCGAGTCCAAACACCTTGTAACAGCTTAGTTGTTCAAAATGATTTAGCCATTTCACAATTTAAGCCGGAGAATTTTTACAAATTAAAAGGGACGTCTACTAAAGAAGGAAAAGACCTGACATTTTCGACAATTGTAAAATATGCTTCCCTTCAGGAAGCACAAAATGTGTTAAATGAAAAAGGGCTTCAAAGTCCAATAAATGTTCCAATTACGAAAGTCGAAAAAGAATTAAAAGTAGCGACTGCACCAGGGCTTTACAGTTTGGGTGGGGTACAAAAATATGCCAATAAAAAATGGAAATATAGCTTAGATAAGACATTGGAAATTATCCAAAGTCTTTATACGAAAGGCTATTTAACCTATCCTAGAACAGATTGTAAGCATATTACTGAAAATGAATTTAATTACCTTTTACAAAATGTGACTCAATATATGGCCGTAAGTAAATTGAATTTTAACGTGACGAATACAGCACCAAGAAAAAAATATGTAGACAATACAAAAGTAGTGGAGCATTACGCTATTATTCCTACGGAACAACTACCGGATTTAAGCAAATTAACAGAGCAAGAATCACAAATATACTTGGCCGTGTTGACTCAAACATTAAAAATGTTTGCGCCTGATTACACGTTTGAAACAACCACAATCCTTATTGATATCAAAGGAATTGAATTTAAAACAACGGGTAAAGTGGTTCTTCAGGAAGGCTGGAAATCTCTTCAGGAACAAACCAAAGAAGCAGAACCAAGCTTACCGCCATTAACTGAAGGCGAAAGCTTATTAATGGCAATAACCATTGATGAAGGCACAACAAAACCACCGGAACGATTAACTGAAGCAACACTTGGAGCTGCAAAAGGACTCATGGAAAAACTAGATATTGGTCGGCCAGCCACAAGAGGGGCGATTGTAAAAACGTTGATTAATAGAGAATTCATGAGAGTGGAACAAACCAAGCTATTTCCTACGGAAAAAGGGAAACTGGTTTTCTCGATGACAAAGGACCTTTTAATTGGAAAACCAGAAATGACGGGTAAATGGGAACAGTATTTAAAGCTTATTGGGGATGGGAAAGGCAATCAAACAGTATTCGTAACAAAAATAGAAGGATTTGTAAATGAAACCCTGGAGCAATTAAAAAGACAAAAGATAGATCAAAATAATGTGGACCAAGTAATGGAATCCAATAAAATAGCAACTTGTCCAAAGTGCAAAAAAGGGATTATTACTGAAAAATCAAAATTATTTCCTTGTAGTGAAGAAAAGTGTGATTTCGTTTTATGGAAAGTAGTTGCGGGGAAAACCTTATCTGTAGCACAAGCTACAGAGCTTCTAACAAAGAAAAAAACAAAATTAATTCAAAACTTTAAAGGGA encodes:
- a CDS encoding IS3 family transposase (programmed frameshift) yields the protein MSNYKKYDEEFKKSLVNLYHGGKTQTSLCKDYGVSFTALSRWVKQYSEVQIEDGSILTAKQIKDLQKKNALLEEENLILKKANCHLHATLKQRLDAVHLLRFDHSIVRLCRVLNVNRSTYYKHFDPTPAPRTVENQQLRQTIFSIYMDSKKRLGAAKIKVVLERDFGIFISVGRVYRLMKSMDLPKMSTAKPKFLYAKPKVSLAYSNHLNQQFNPTEPNRVWTSDISYIPVNKGFVYLCVILDLFSRKIIGWRVRPTMEASLVLETLETAVNQRNPKEPVLFHTDRGSQYCATSVRQFLDTHNLVPSYSKAAYPWDNAVNESFFKYMKKEELNRRTFRTIQEVEQSSFEYIEGFYNSKRPHSANNMMTPNEKEKIYFGSI
- the mobP2 gene encoding MobP2 family relaxase, with amino-acid sequence MAHAKIILTSEFEVPGGKNYSSFINYLTREGVLESKADLTQAETNELTRIKSAIQKIEEEKYNDMDQPSEQKNTKELTEIEGEAQVLIQNDVFSSVEKSEDFSNYISYMGRSHALSSKEKLSPDQQEQLEFMKGKAKEFKEKITKQVDVLNNEVVKDQSIMTGLFNSSKDDLTVAEEAEIKKQFSKAEKNGSILFKDVVSFDTADLIEAKIYNPETKELDRKKLIDAGRKMMEKMGSSEKMNETMLWTGMVHYNTNHFHIHFATVEMQNTRKMMTKKENGFEYQQPRGMRPQSTIDDMKSTFANEIFGRGEELARASELRNKLVQDIKSQLSSTSTFEMKLMNEIRNELPENKKNWTYGSKKVSDATREKIDELTTSLMKDTPDYSNYLSLMKEESAARIKMYGDTKRADKDYFKNKEEEIKKRLGNSFLKELKVIEKNSTAAREKVVEAKLELNEEKQMSFEDKKEAALNKIKDHMKREESKPDINQFEETKEKPVNLIFKLKGQEVKENAKAKIEDRESNLMNYSKKNQEWLEKQLPTVSFVQSHQAWEKENLVPSKGVEPLIVKSPVFELDHEGIPTKRVIAFSEISLYDISQVEEKEMSLAEKKEGALSKINNHFQKENKNDGKVKFYDYGEFTGKTNLDRFSQKNTEWLKKQYKDVTYVHGEMDWLQNNRSVKNGSIPLLVNSPVYFVDDYDGVKKISGFKTVEVFDISQTEKLEMNSDGTFNQKEEKMNDFLEREQQKLRDRTITKKWKLSGSDEYKPYTVSKQFYSTPKAVNDIKAGLNDEYEKFKDLQEYERTQRLVEQAKREQGY
- a CDS encoding DUF3991 domain-containing protein gives rise to the protein MSEKGSSYSKKSTGSKKKKFYSKSPEELEKEIKELSGKAMKNIESYTDDPEEVKKLADFMGQFHYYSKKNMALINEQFNGAKAVGSFDQFKKAGFSVSKGEKAIKIFVPTPVQLFKTKDGIKNINQATPSEREQIVNGLIKVNKIMKYKLGNVFDVSQTNATAEDLPKIFPNRKYDFKLDNDISINQLNKGLEKISEGLNVPIREMADSQNGVTELGVAKGAYVQGPGGEEILLNPRLPGTDKTTTLIHELAHAKAHKNSTLSPGEKEFQAELTSYVVSKHYGIDTSEQTVPYIAKWTKNGENVEDKVKLLEEVHTISREFIKVIDETIEAEQTLEAESLQVAEVEKKDNEEKQPDKIELQNNQNDIIEKEKNEMQDRYFKVEFNETNLETGIISYEGRIVTPELIQVIKVLDDQAIPEQGYYKFYFDEVVNGEVVSNFRMDVGDGVNANQKKYDYLLEGTQSEKEQTKPTKLSEGTEEDKVTIENKKEIEASNESKMEKQAVETKKQSFKKYVSKEEVLAAKQVDIVDYATSNGISLIKDSERYYRWADHDSLVIDRKENFFNWNSQGIDGDSVQFAQTVGGIGSLPEAVQILNGGEYEAHSTESVPQEPYYYDSTREVIDFSKARDYLVNERKADPKIVDVLHKNGLLAQDKYNNVVFKAVEDGEVVGASEQGTVRNENYKRGSWKHIQENSKKGTGFHFTVGKPENIKFFESGTDALSYASINKAEIQNTRFVSMDGLKPDTVLNHTERAVAELGKVPNSVSLCVDNDPAGTNFSERKSFVEKFNMLQLQREDGTMVQFEKEMPEIPLQKQAEGIEKWDWTDERGYQVEQLQSKQKQLVQARATQSSGIEM
- a CDS encoding type IA DNA topoisomerase — encoded protein: MTKTVILAEKPDQGKAYANALGKVKDCRTYMEVETDFFPGEVIVTWGIGHLVSMAPMDQYDEKYKAWNMADLPFLPKNYLFTVTERTKAQFSAVKKQLQTADLIIIGTDADREGENIAYSIINKCGQQVQRIPKKRLWVSSMVKSEIQKAFKNLRESNETYNFYIEAQTRQISDFLVGMNFTRYFTLRAKESGLDGVWSMGRVQTPCNSLVVQNDLAISQFKPENFYKLKGTSTKEGKDLTFSTIVKYASLQEAQNVLNEKGLQSPINVPITKVEKELKVATAPGLYSLGGVQKYANKKWKYSLDKTLEIIQSLYTKGYLTYPRTDCKHITENEFNYLLQNVTQYMAVSKLNFNVTNTAPRKKYVDNTKVVEHYAIIPTEQLPDLSKLTEQESQIYLAVLTQTLKMFAPDYTFETTTILIDIKGIEFKTTGKVVLQEGWKSLQEQTKEAEPSLPPLTEGESLLMAITIDEGTTKPPERLTEATLGAAKGLMEKLDIGRPATRGAIVKTLINREFMRVEQTKLFPTEKGKLVFSMTKDLLIGKPEMTGKWEQYLKLIGDGKGNQTVFVTKIEGFVNETLEQLKRQKIDQNNVDQVMESNKIATCPKCKKGIITEKSKLFPCSEEKCDFVLWKVVAGKTLSVAQATELLTKKKTKLIQNFKGKKGPFNAKLTLKEDFTLAFEFEDNPKKITKKFPSKRKGATKK